One stretch of Catenulispora sp. EB89 DNA includes these proteins:
- a CDS encoding SRPBCC family protein has translation MTAAETIADTIAETAADAGADSSRTRRRPARLRTALLALPLAATALLGGLAAPAEAAAAQSAAAQSATAQAATAQSATAQTATTQRPLTCQGQGIDPTAQLHYQTQIFIKAPLSTVWRVHTDVAAWPQWQRAVSSMKPLTRGPLHPGSQFRWTTPAPATASTPATTLVVTSTVQNVRPGQCIRWMGPAIGDGLRIDRGTHVWNFIKVPGGVIVRTEESWTGAQIEADPATAIRYLAPGLDEWLADLKARAEAQTCEH, from the coding sequence ATGACCGCCGCCGAAACGATCGCCGACACCATCGCCGAGACCGCTGCTGATGCCGGTGCTGACAGCAGCCGCACCCGCCGCCGTCCCGCCCGCCTGCGCACCGCGCTGCTCGCCCTCCCGCTGGCCGCCACCGCACTGCTCGGCGGCCTGGCGGCGCCAGCCGAGGCCGCGGCAGCCCAGAGCGCGGCAGCCCAGAGCGCGACAGCCCAGGCCGCGACAGCCCAGAGCGCCACAGCCCAAACCGCCACCACGCAGCGCCCCCTGACCTGCCAAGGCCAGGGCATCGACCCGACCGCCCAGCTGCACTACCAGACCCAGATCTTCATCAAGGCGCCGCTGAGCACCGTCTGGCGCGTCCACACCGACGTCGCGGCGTGGCCGCAGTGGCAGCGCGCGGTCAGCAGCATGAAGCCCCTGACCCGCGGCCCGCTGCACCCGGGCTCCCAGTTCCGTTGGACCACGCCGGCCCCGGCCACCGCCTCCACGCCCGCCACGACGCTGGTCGTCACCTCCACGGTGCAGAACGTCCGGCCGGGCCAGTGCATCCGGTGGATGGGCCCGGCGATCGGCGACGGGCTGCGCATCGACCGCGGCACGCACGTCTGGAACTTCATCAAGGTCCCCGGCGGCGTGATCGTGCGGACCGAGGAGAGCTGGACCGGCGCGCAGATCGAGGCCGATCCGGCTACCGCGATCCGTTACCTGGCGCCGGGCCTGGACGAGTGGCTGGCCGACCTCAAGGCCCGCGCTGAGGCCCAGACCTGCGAGCACTGA
- a CDS encoding copper resistance CopC/CopD family protein produces MMRRLAYVAALVLTVLVAVAPNASAHATVVSTSPGDGQVVAAAPGTVSVRFDEAVQMQFGALRVFSPSGARVDEGSPTHPAGQSDTVEVALSSNLGRGTYTVAWHVISADSHPVSGAFTFSVGASSATSVSQDTLNAAGSRTVGVLYGIARGVAFGGFALVVGATGFLLCCWPAGAGSRRVQTMIGAGWAALVVATVAVLGLQGPYDGGFGLGRVFDTAVLRTTIGTRLGTALAVRLVLLGAVGTALATLLPKIEQASVRVRIAAAAVGAALAAGLAATWAAADHAGVGSQVALALPLDILHVTAMGIWLGGLVVVVTALLRPGGSGGPDVAVMAGAVRRFSAIALCCIGVLVATGTYQAWRQVGTLGALTGTVYGRLLLIKLLGVGLLIALGYLARVWIAHYLAGAARPDEVAIRQLRRSTGLEVVLAAGVLGITAMLVNAPPARTAFEAPVSTTVAFDTGGTNGKGSVQIFVSPAKAGTDLVHIEVVNPAGEPEVVPELTATMSLPARQLGPLPLGLSGGGTSHYYGNATIPLAGKWQLAVTVRTSDIDETTVTVPVTIR; encoded by the coding sequence ATGATGCGTCGTCTCGCGTATGTGGCCGCGTTGGTCCTCACGGTGCTCGTCGCCGTGGCGCCCAACGCGTCCGCGCACGCCACCGTGGTGTCGACGTCTCCGGGGGACGGACAGGTGGTCGCCGCCGCGCCGGGCACGGTTTCGGTGCGCTTCGACGAGGCGGTCCAGATGCAGTTCGGGGCGCTGCGGGTGTTCTCGCCGTCCGGGGCCCGCGTGGACGAGGGCAGCCCGACGCATCCGGCGGGGCAGTCGGACACCGTCGAGGTGGCGCTGAGCTCGAACCTGGGCCGGGGCACCTACACCGTGGCCTGGCACGTGATCTCGGCGGACTCGCATCCGGTGTCCGGCGCGTTCACGTTCAGCGTCGGGGCCTCCTCGGCGACCTCGGTGTCCCAGGACACGCTGAACGCCGCCGGGAGCAGGACGGTCGGCGTCCTGTACGGCATCGCCCGAGGCGTCGCCTTCGGCGGCTTCGCGCTGGTGGTCGGGGCGACCGGGTTCCTGCTCTGCTGCTGGCCTGCGGGAGCCGGCTCGCGGCGGGTCCAGACCATGATCGGCGCGGGCTGGGCGGCCCTGGTGGTCGCCACCGTCGCCGTGCTCGGGTTGCAGGGTCCTTATGACGGCGGGTTCGGGCTGGGCCGGGTCTTCGACACGGCCGTGCTGCGGACCACCATCGGGACCCGGCTCGGCACGGCGCTGGCGGTCCGGCTGGTGCTGCTCGGCGCGGTCGGCACCGCTTTGGCGACGCTGCTGCCCAAGATCGAGCAGGCGTCGGTCAGGGTGCGGATCGCGGCTGCCGCCGTCGGCGCGGCCTTGGCGGCCGGGCTGGCCGCGACGTGGGCCGCAGCGGATCACGCCGGCGTCGGCTCGCAGGTCGCGCTGGCGCTGCCGCTCGACATCCTGCACGTGACGGCGATGGGGATCTGGCTCGGTGGTCTGGTCGTGGTGGTCACCGCGCTGCTGCGTCCGGGAGGTTCGGGCGGTCCCGACGTCGCCGTGATGGCCGGGGCCGTGCGGCGGTTCTCGGCCATCGCGCTGTGCTGCATCGGGGTGCTGGTCGCCACCGGCACGTATCAGGCGTGGCGCCAGGTCGGGACGTTGGGAGCGCTGACCGGCACGGTTTACGGCAGGCTGCTGCTGATCAAGCTGCTTGGCGTCGGATTGCTGATCGCCCTGGGCTACCTGGCCCGGGTGTGGATCGCGCACTACCTGGCCGGCGCGGCGCGTCCCGATGAGGTGGCGATCCGCCAGCTGCGTCGCTCGACCGGTCTGGAGGTCGTGCTCGCCGCCGGGGTGCTGGGCATCACGGCGATGCTGGTGAACGCTCCGCCGGCCCGCACCGCGTTCGAGGCGCCGGTCTCGACGACCGTCGCCTTCGACACCGGCGGGACCAACGGCAAGGGCAGCGTGCAGATTTTCGTCTCGCCGGCGAAGGCGGGCACCGATCTCGTGCACATCGAGGTGGTCAATCCGGCCGGGGAACCGGAGGTCGTACCGGAGCTGACGGCGACCATGTCGCTGCCCGCGCGGCAGCTCGGGCCGTTGCCGTTGGGGCTGAGCGGCGGCGGGACGTCGCACTACTACGGGAACGCGACGATTCCGCTGGCGGGGAAGTGGCAGTTGGCGGTGACGGTGCGGACCAGCGATATCGACGAGACGACGGTGACGGTTCCGGTCACCATCCGCTGA
- a CDS encoding cytochrome c oxidase assembly protein: MGDGMSGPGWMPEAPVTLSRLLAWHPQPIPVLPAACLLLGLLYVLGVWRLHRRGDRWPPGRTVAFLLGIATIIEVTATGIGGYGMQLMSIHMVQHMVLSMVSPVLLLLGAPITLALRTLPAAPHGRLGAREVLVHVLHSRAAKVITAPWFTLPLFVGSLYGLYFTSLFTTLMSTWWTHDLMLVHFLGVGLLFFYPILGVDPGPRRPNPVLGILELFGGMPFHAFFGIAVMMESSLTTTVFTHHPATWSGTPLSDEHAAGAIAWAFSEIPSVLVLLVLFMQWRRADTRAAVRQDRAADRDNDAELTAYNQYLAGLNQGGS, encoded by the coding sequence ATGGGCGACGGGATGAGCGGCCCCGGCTGGATGCCCGAGGCTCCGGTCACGCTGAGCAGACTGCTGGCGTGGCATCCGCAGCCGATCCCGGTGCTGCCCGCCGCGTGCCTGCTGCTGGGGTTGCTGTACGTGCTCGGGGTGTGGCGCCTGCACCGGCGCGGCGACCGCTGGCCGCCGGGCCGCACAGTGGCGTTCCTGCTCGGCATCGCCACCATCATCGAGGTGACGGCGACCGGCATCGGCGGCTACGGCATGCAGCTGATGAGCATCCACATGGTGCAGCACATGGTGCTGTCGATGGTGAGCCCGGTCCTGCTCCTGCTCGGAGCCCCGATCACGCTCGCCCTGCGCACCCTGCCCGCCGCCCCCCACGGCCGCCTCGGCGCCCGCGAGGTGCTGGTGCACGTCCTGCACTCGCGCGCGGCGAAGGTGATCACGGCACCGTGGTTCACGCTGCCGCTGTTCGTCGGAAGCCTCTACGGCCTCTACTTCACATCGCTGTTCACGACGCTGATGAGCACCTGGTGGACCCACGACCTGATGCTGGTCCACTTCCTCGGCGTCGGACTGCTGTTCTTCTACCCGATCCTCGGCGTCGACCCCGGCCCGCGCCGGCCGAACCCGGTGCTGGGCATCCTGGAGCTGTTCGGCGGCATGCCGTTCCACGCGTTCTTCGGCATCGCGGTGATGATGGAGAGCTCGCTGACCACGACGGTGTTCACCCACCACCCGGCCACCTGGTCCGGCACGCCGCTGTCCGACGAACACGCGGCGGGCGCGATCGCGTGGGCGTTCTCGGAGATCCCGAGCGTGCTGGTGCTGCTGGTGCTGTTCATGCAGTGGCGGCGGGCCGACACGCGGGCGGCGGTGCGGCAGGACCGGGCTGCGGACCGGGACAACGACGCCGAGCTGACCGCTTACAACCAGTATTTGGCGGGGCTGAATCAGGGCGGTTCCTGA
- a CDS encoding prolyl oligopeptidase family serine peptidase, whose translation MTEHTPEPEATQRADDENPFENLAKFIEIPRVSGLALAPDGNRLVVGVQNLSPDGKKYVSSIWDVDRDGGAPFRLTRSAAGESSPAFLPDGSLLFAAKRADPDAKDGDDSGDGQGLWLLPARGGEARLLAAPPAGIGGVAVARETGRIVLTARVMPEAKDLADDAARRKARKDANVTAILHTAARIREWDSQLGPDGTRFFVADAPGPDGRVELRAVTGDLGPVVDSFAVTADGSKIVYGILATLPAGEHVAELRLLDVATSTTTVFAGDAGHEHSNPAISPDGATVAYLRAPADTFDATGKPTIYLKPLVGGAEGIVEGTGVAGIAGIAGVSGTADAGKPLTEDLDLWPQGLLWAPDSSALYFTADQLGRSPVFKVDVATGEVTRLTGDRAAYGSLRVTPDGRTLFAIRSATDATPRPVRLDTSAVDQQPFPLSAPGDTVQVPGRVEEVTATAEDGTVIHSRLVLPDHADGPSPLIVWIHGGPLMSSNSWSWRANPWVMVQRGYAVLLPDYSLSTGYGQAFINRGKGEGSGNPFHDIMAATDAVLERPDIDGTRTAAMGASFGGYLTNWIATQTDRFKALISHAGVWNAQLRTVSDVPWFFRQAYGDVMLRPEHSLRWSPHLYADNVSSPILITHGNNDYRVPVANALWQWQDLQRRGKEAKLLYFPDENHWIMRPQESKLWYETVRAFLAEHVLGEAWEQPELL comes from the coding sequence ATGACTGAGCACACCCCGGAACCCGAAGCCACGCAGAGGGCCGACGACGAGAACCCCTTCGAAAACCTCGCGAAGTTCATCGAGATCCCCCGGGTCAGCGGCCTGGCGCTGGCCCCGGACGGCAACCGGCTCGTGGTCGGTGTGCAGAACCTTTCCCCGGACGGCAAGAAGTACGTCTCCTCGATCTGGGACGTCGACCGCGACGGCGGCGCCCCGTTCCGCCTCACCCGCTCGGCGGCCGGCGAGTCGTCCCCGGCCTTCCTCCCCGACGGCTCGCTCCTGTTCGCCGCCAAACGCGCCGACCCGGACGCGAAGGACGGCGACGACTCCGGCGACGGCCAAGGCCTGTGGCTACTCCCGGCGCGCGGCGGCGAGGCCCGGCTGCTGGCCGCACCGCCGGCCGGAATCGGCGGTGTCGCGGTCGCGCGGGAGACCGGGCGCATCGTGCTCACCGCGCGGGTCATGCCGGAGGCCAAGGACCTCGCCGACGACGCGGCCCGCCGCAAGGCCCGCAAGGACGCGAACGTCACCGCGATCCTGCACACCGCGGCGCGGATCCGGGAGTGGGACTCGCAGCTGGGCCCGGACGGCACCCGGTTCTTCGTCGCCGACGCCCCCGGCCCGGACGGAAGAGTGGAGCTCCGCGCCGTGACCGGGGACCTCGGGCCGGTCGTGGACTCGTTCGCGGTGACCGCCGACGGATCGAAGATCGTCTACGGCATCCTGGCGACGCTCCCGGCCGGCGAGCACGTCGCCGAACTCCGGCTGCTCGACGTCGCCACCTCGACGACGACGGTGTTCGCGGGCGACGCAGGGCACGAACACAGCAACCCGGCCATCTCCCCGGACGGCGCCACCGTCGCGTACCTGCGCGCGCCGGCCGACACCTTCGACGCGACCGGCAAGCCGACCATCTACCTCAAGCCGCTGGTCGGGGGCGCCGAGGGCATCGTGGAGGGCACAGGGGTCGCGGGGATCGCGGGGATCGCGGGGGTCTCCGGCACCGCCGACGCGGGCAAGCCGCTCACCGAGGACCTGGACCTGTGGCCGCAGGGCCTGCTGTGGGCGCCGGACTCATCAGCCCTCTACTTCACCGCGGACCAACTGGGCCGCTCGCCGGTGTTCAAGGTGGACGTGGCGACCGGCGAGGTCACCCGGCTCACCGGCGACCGTGCCGCGTACGGCAGCCTGCGCGTCACCCCGGACGGCCGCACCCTGTTCGCGATCCGCAGCGCCACCGACGCCACCCCGCGCCCGGTCCGCCTGGACACGTCCGCCGTGGACCAGCAGCCGTTCCCGCTGTCGGCACCCGGGGACACCGTGCAGGTGCCGGGCCGGGTCGAGGAGGTGACGGCGACCGCCGAGGACGGCACCGTCATCCACTCCCGCCTGGTCCTGCCGGACCACGCCGACGGCCCGTCGCCGCTGATCGTGTGGATCCACGGCGGCCCGCTGATGAGCAGCAACTCATGGAGCTGGCGGGCCAATCCGTGGGTGATGGTGCAGCGCGGCTACGCCGTCCTGCTGCCGGACTACTCGCTGTCCACCGGCTACGGCCAGGCCTTCATCAACCGCGGCAAGGGCGAGGGCAGCGGAAACCCGTTCCACGACATCATGGCCGCCACCGACGCGGTCCTGGAGCGGCCGGACATCGACGGCACGCGCACGGCGGCCATGGGCGCCTCGTTCGGCGGCTACCTGACGAACTGGATCGCGACGCAGACCGACCGTTTCAAGGCCCTGATCTCGCACGCCGGCGTCTGGAACGCGCAGCTGCGCACGGTCTCCGACGTCCCGTGGTTCTTCCGGCAGGCGTACGGCGACGTCATGCTGCGGCCGGAGCACAGCCTGCGCTGGTCGCCGCATCTGTACGCGGACAACGTCAGCTCGCCGATCCTGATCACCCACGGCAACAACGACTACCGGGTGCCGGTGGCGAACGCGCTGTGGCAGTGGCAGGACCTGCAGCGGCGGGGCAAGGAGGCGAAGCTGCTGTACTTCCCCGACGAGAACCACTGGATCATGCGGCCGCAGGAATCAAAGCTCTGGTACGAGACGGTGCGGGCGTTCCTAGCCGAGCACGTGCTGGGCGAGGCGTGGGAGCAGCCCGAGTTGCTGTAG
- a CDS encoding YcnI family protein — protein sequence MSKLLRGSALAGAVLTVLAIAGPASAHVTIGPNTSPKGGSDVELTFRVPNEEAQANTTQVEVDFPTDKPITGVLPEPTPGWTVKVDNLTLTTPIKTDDGTVTQVVQRITWSGGQLAPGQYQGFRVMLGSLPDNADSLTFKALQTYSNGDVVRWIDVQQPGQPEPDHPAPVLTLTAAVPDGGSSAPSSPSSQTTASATVSAPSSSTGTTTTAAAKTSDSTARGLGIAGIVVGVLGLGAGAFGISAARRKGAGTTE from the coding sequence ATGTCCAAGCTCCTTCGCGGATCGGCGCTGGCCGGCGCCGTCCTCACCGTGCTGGCGATCGCCGGCCCGGCCTCCGCGCACGTCACCATCGGCCCCAACACCTCCCCCAAGGGCGGCAGCGACGTCGAGCTGACCTTCCGCGTCCCCAACGAGGAGGCGCAGGCGAACACCACGCAGGTCGAGGTCGACTTCCCGACCGACAAGCCGATCACCGGCGTGCTGCCCGAGCCGACGCCGGGCTGGACCGTCAAGGTCGACAACCTCACCCTGACCACCCCGATCAAGACCGACGACGGCACCGTCACCCAGGTCGTGCAGCGGATCACCTGGAGCGGCGGCCAGCTCGCCCCGGGGCAGTACCAGGGCTTCCGGGTGATGCTCGGCAGCCTGCCGGACAACGCGGACAGCCTGACGTTCAAGGCCCTGCAGACCTACTCCAACGGCGACGTCGTCCGCTGGATCGACGTCCAGCAGCCCGGCCAGCCCGAGCCCGACCACCCGGCGCCGGTGCTGACCCTGACCGCGGCCGTGCCCGACGGGGGCTCGTCGGCGCCGTCCTCGCCGAGTTCGCAGACGACCGCGAGCGCCACGGTGTCCGCGCCGTCGTCCTCGACCGGCACGACCACGACCGCCGCCGCCAAGACCAGCGACTCCACGGCCCGCGGCTTGGGCATCGCCGGCATCGTGGTCGGGGTGCTGGGCCTGGGGGCGGGCGCGTTCGGGATCAGCGCGGCTCGGCGTAAGGGAGCCGGGACGACCGAATGA
- a CDS encoding acetate uptake transporter: MSETTSTGRAAPPTPPTPTPPASSGFSVADPAPLGLAGFAMTTFVLSFVNANIIKESGAVNVVLALALFYGGTAQLLAGMWEFKRGNTFGATAFASFGAFWLSYWALVKLTPANAGDIHQAIGLYLLAWCIFTAYMTLAALKTNLAVLGVFVLLTLTFLFLAIGAFMNDPAPDAMTKVGGWFGIVTAAVAWYASSAAVVNATHGKTVLPTWPR; encoded by the coding sequence ATGAGCGAGACGACCTCCACTGGCCGGGCGGCGCCCCCGACACCACCGACGCCGACACCCCCGGCGTCCTCCGGTTTCAGCGTCGCCGATCCTGCCCCTCTCGGACTCGCCGGCTTCGCCATGACCACGTTCGTGCTCAGTTTCGTGAACGCGAACATCATCAAGGAGAGCGGCGCGGTCAACGTCGTCCTGGCGCTGGCGCTGTTCTACGGCGGTACCGCACAGCTTCTGGCCGGCATGTGGGAGTTCAAGCGCGGCAACACCTTCGGTGCGACCGCGTTCGCCTCCTTCGGCGCGTTCTGGCTCAGTTACTGGGCGCTGGTCAAGCTGACACCCGCCAACGCCGGCGACATCCACCAGGCGATCGGGCTGTACCTGCTGGCATGGTGCATCTTCACCGCGTACATGACGCTCGCGGCACTGAAGACGAACCTCGCGGTGCTCGGCGTGTTCGTGCTGCTGACCCTCACCTTCCTGTTCCTGGCGATCGGCGCGTTCATGAACGACCCGGCACCGGACGCGATGACCAAGGTCGGCGGCTGGTTCGGCATCGTCACGGCGGCGGTCGCCTGGTACGCGTCGTCCGCCGCGGTGGTGAACGCCACACACGGCAAGACGGTGCTGCCCACCTGGCCGCGATGA
- a CDS encoding lipase family protein, whose protein sequence is MRRRPVRRFAAATAVVALAAAGIGTATATASSAAASDPFYSYSGSAPLASYAPGTVLDTRTLQYHVVGIPTPVTAIQILFRTTDAQGRPSAGVTSVIRSITGDSGKAVSYQSFYDSLNPADSPSRAIAGDLTLGGVIPNAEALFVAPLVLQGYNVVIPDTEGQTADFAAGPEYGTTTLDSIRAAESSAAGTGMNGSTKFGLEGYSGGAIATGWAAALAPSYAPEVNQNLVGFAEGGLLVDPAHNLKYVAGSLVWSGVIPMAIIGVARSYGIDFSKYLTPYGMQVYNQLQQGSIVNALGRYPGLTWQQMAKPQYANPDSVPEFVAAVNKINLGSVGTPTIPGYIAQGDGGVLEGTFSNPQGIGTGDGVMVAGDVRALARQYCATGDGSIKYDQFDLLSHTGTAVPWAPLALGWLDDRFAGRTAPSDCGWIGAGNSLTPEQTVPAS, encoded by the coding sequence ATGCGCAGAAGACCAGTCAGGCGTTTCGCCGCCGCCACCGCCGTGGTGGCCCTCGCCGCGGCCGGGATCGGTACCGCCACGGCCACGGCGTCCTCGGCCGCCGCGTCCGACCCGTTCTACAGCTACAGCGGTTCGGCGCCGTTGGCGTCGTACGCTCCGGGCACCGTCCTGGACACGCGGACGTTGCAGTACCACGTGGTCGGCATCCCGACGCCGGTCACCGCGATCCAGATCCTGTTCCGCACCACCGACGCGCAGGGCCGGCCGAGCGCCGGGGTGACGTCGGTGATCCGGAGCATCACCGGGGACAGCGGCAAAGCCGTGTCGTACCAGTCGTTCTACGACTCGCTGAACCCCGCGGACAGTCCGTCGCGGGCCATCGCCGGCGACCTGACGCTCGGCGGGGTCATCCCCAACGCCGAGGCGCTGTTCGTCGCGCCGCTGGTGCTCCAGGGCTACAACGTCGTCATCCCGGACACCGAGGGCCAGACCGCCGACTTCGCCGCCGGACCGGAGTACGGCACCACGACGCTGGACTCGATCCGCGCGGCCGAGAGCAGCGCGGCCGGGACCGGGATGAACGGGAGCACCAAGTTCGGGCTGGAGGGCTACTCCGGCGGCGCCATCGCGACCGGCTGGGCCGCTGCGCTCGCTCCGTCCTACGCGCCCGAGGTCAACCAGAACCTGGTCGGGTTCGCGGAGGGCGGCCTGCTGGTCGACCCGGCACACAACCTGAAGTACGTCGCGGGCTCGCTGGTGTGGTCCGGCGTCATCCCGATGGCGATCATCGGCGTCGCGCGCTCGTACGGGATCGACTTCAGCAAGTACCTGACGCCGTACGGGATGCAGGTCTACAACCAGCTGCAGCAGGGCTCGATCGTGAACGCGCTCGGACGCTACCCGGGGCTGACCTGGCAGCAGATGGCCAAGCCGCAGTACGCGAACCCGGACTCGGTGCCGGAGTTCGTGGCCGCGGTGAACAAGATCAACCTCGGCTCCGTCGGCACCCCGACCATCCCGGGCTACATCGCGCAGGGCGACGGCGGCGTGCTGGAGGGCACGTTCTCGAACCCGCAGGGCATCGGCACCGGCGACGGCGTGATGGTCGCCGGCGACGTGCGGGCGCTGGCGCGCCAGTACTGCGCGACCGGCGACGGCTCGATCAAGTACGACCAGTTCGACCTGCTGAGCCACACCGGCACGGCCGTGCCGTGGGCGCCGCTGGCGCTGGGGTGGCTGGACGACCGCTTCGCGGGCCGGACGGCGCCTTCGGACTGCGGGTGGATCGGCGCGGGGAACTCGTTGACGCCGGAGCAGACGGTCCCGGCTTCTTGA
- a CDS encoding ankyrin repeat domain-containing protein yields MRPTALLRASEDGDTELVRRLLREHADIDVDMRHRGSGRTPLLEAIVGGHPDTVAVLIAARADVGVRDTAVGYTALAWAAYNDLGSVVRLLVEHGAGLDDRSGSYEETPLMVAAREGHVATVRVLLELGAQVDLVDSLGMTALSTRRLGNNGEIESEEVRALLLAAGATTAAPIAEPLVLPWPAVVPGEPGYADPVAVVRGFIVELGQWERDALAENTADAVAVSRTLAQLFQQRDELAAIYLTDRVRTYRSHAIGTPLDFDERETLHTVEYPKPAKCELLVRDPVDHPLRSERIYTAVKKRGEWRLDSVKSRPLGTATWGRRLL; encoded by the coding sequence ATGAGACCTACCGCGCTGCTGCGTGCGAGTGAAGACGGCGACACCGAGCTGGTGCGCAGACTGCTGCGGGAACACGCGGACATCGATGTCGACATGCGGCATCGCGGATCGGGGAGGACCCCGCTCCTCGAAGCGATCGTCGGCGGGCATCCCGACACGGTCGCGGTGCTGATCGCCGCGCGCGCCGACGTCGGAGTGCGGGACACGGCCGTGGGGTACACGGCGTTGGCCTGGGCTGCGTACAACGACCTCGGGTCGGTGGTGCGGCTGCTGGTCGAGCACGGTGCCGGGCTGGACGACCGGAGCGGCTCGTACGAAGAGACGCCGCTCATGGTCGCCGCGCGGGAGGGGCACGTGGCGACCGTCCGGGTGCTGCTGGAGCTTGGCGCGCAGGTTGATCTCGTGGACAGCCTCGGCATGACCGCGCTTTCGACGCGGCGCCTGGGGAACAACGGCGAGATCGAGTCGGAGGAAGTCCGCGCTTTGTTGCTCGCAGCCGGTGCGACGACCGCCGCTCCGATTGCGGAACCTCTGGTGTTGCCCTGGCCGGCCGTTGTTCCGGGCGAGCCCGGGTATGCCGATCCTGTCGCTGTCGTCCGGGGCTTCATCGTCGAGCTGGGGCAGTGGGAGCGGGACGCGCTCGCCGAGAACACCGCGGATGCCGTGGCGGTATCTCGCACCCTGGCTCAGCTGTTCCAGCAGCGCGACGAGCTCGCGGCGATCTACCTCACCGACCGGGTTCGGACCTACCGGTCCCACGCGATCGGCACGCCGCTCGACTTCGACGAGCGCGAGACCCTGCACACGGTCGAGTATCCGAAGCCTGCGAAATGTGAACTGCTTGTTCGCGATCCCGTCGATCATCCGCTGCGTTCGGAGCGGATCTACACCGCCGTCAAGAAGCGCGGCGAATGGCGGCTCGACTCGGTGAAGAGCCGTCCGCTGGGAACCGCCACGTGGGGGCGGCGGCTGCTCTGA